Proteins found in one Salinimonas lutimaris genomic segment:
- a CDS encoding zinc-dependent metalloprotease, whose amino-acid sequence MPDIDTFTEDMVEQSGYVPFFYDKSQDRVYIEIDKLDTQMLFQTSLPQGMGSNDIGLDRGQLGDTRIVSFTRHGNKVLLKQVNTTYQASSNNKAEHNSITEAFAQSVIAGFEVVAEDGDDVLVDYTSYLLSDVHGISQRLQQKQQGSFQPDASRSAVYLPRSKAFEDNTELESVVTFAGNNPGQFVEQVTPDPTSISVHLHHSFVKLPDDNYEPREYHPFAGYWKAGYFDYSTAISEPLEQKFITRHRLYKKDPEAKHSEPVKPIVYYLDPGIPEPVMSALKEGASWWSQAFTDIGYDNAFQVKVLPEDADPMDVRYNVIQWVHRATRGWSYGSSVTDPRTGEIIKGHVTLGSLRVRQDYLIAQGLTSPFTGDADTKAQQEMALDRIRQLAAHEVGHTLGIAHNFAASENGRESVMDYPHPKVTLKNGKIVLDDAYDKGMGKWDLHAIAYGYQDYSSPEAEKAGLAAEIDNARAQNLSFKTDFDTRSSSTASANGHMWDNGQDPLAAYDEITAIRERALASMGVSSIPEHASLSSLEDVLVPVYLLHRYQLVAVAKQVGGLEYSYERKGDYDTPHGQSAVPAAQQKRAMKQLLNATSAEFLRMPDTLLKLITPTNYGDDVTREQFKGKMGLAMDPVSAAASAANYAFSLLLDTTRLNRLSWQAANDRALPGVGALVSRIMEQHWYKQSESDYGLQRRLRLVALNALFTALDDPQLAPEAKMDIQSALMNFTRWLDKKSDLQEAPVLHQQMKQYWQTGQWPGQFTVNPLPPGSPI is encoded by the coding sequence ATGCCGGATATCGACACGTTTACTGAAGATATGGTCGAGCAGTCAGGCTATGTCCCTTTCTTTTATGACAAAAGTCAGGACCGCGTATACATTGAAATCGACAAGCTGGACACCCAGATGCTGTTTCAGACGTCCTTGCCTCAGGGCATGGGGTCAAATGACATTGGCCTTGATCGTGGTCAGCTGGGAGATACCCGCATTGTTTCTTTTACCCGCCACGGCAATAAAGTTTTGCTTAAGCAGGTAAATACCACCTATCAGGCCTCTTCCAACAATAAAGCAGAGCATAACAGCATCACAGAAGCATTTGCGCAGTCGGTCATAGCCGGTTTTGAGGTGGTGGCTGAAGACGGCGATGATGTACTGGTAGATTATACTTCTTATCTGCTTTCTGACGTACATGGCATTAGCCAGCGCCTGCAACAAAAGCAACAGGGCAGTTTTCAGCCTGATGCGAGTCGTAGCGCTGTATATTTACCAAGAAGTAAGGCGTTTGAGGATAATACCGAGCTGGAGTCCGTTGTTACGTTTGCCGGAAATAACCCCGGTCAGTTTGTTGAGCAGGTCACCCCTGATCCAACCAGTATTTCTGTTCACCTCCATCATTCATTCGTAAAACTGCCTGACGATAATTATGAACCGCGTGAGTATCATCCTTTTGCCGGCTACTGGAAGGCGGGCTATTTTGACTACTCAACTGCAATAAGCGAGCCTTTAGAGCAGAAATTTATCACCCGGCACAGGTTATATAAAAAGGATCCTGAGGCAAAGCATAGTGAACCTGTTAAACCAATTGTTTACTACCTTGACCCGGGTATTCCAGAGCCGGTAATGAGCGCGTTGAAAGAGGGGGCGAGCTGGTGGAGTCAGGCATTTACGGATATCGGTTATGACAATGCGTTTCAGGTTAAAGTGTTGCCTGAAGACGCCGACCCAATGGATGTCCGGTATAATGTTATCCAGTGGGTGCATCGAGCTACGCGTGGCTGGTCTTACGGCAGCTCTGTCACTGATCCGCGCACCGGAGAGATAATTAAAGGACATGTTACGTTAGGCTCACTACGGGTAAGGCAGGACTACCTGATTGCACAAGGGCTTACCAGCCCGTTTACCGGTGATGCAGATACCAAAGCACAGCAGGAAATGGCGCTTGATCGAATTCGCCAGCTTGCCGCACATGAGGTCGGACATACGCTGGGTATTGCCCACAACTTTGCGGCCAGCGAAAACGGTCGCGAATCAGTGATGGATTATCCACACCCTAAAGTGACGCTGAAAAACGGTAAAATTGTACTGGATGATGCCTACGACAAGGGTATGGGTAAATGGGACCTGCACGCTATTGCCTACGGTTATCAGGATTACTCGTCTCCAGAAGCAGAAAAAGCTGGTCTGGCAGCGGAGATTGACAACGCTCGTGCCCAGAATTTGTCTTTCAAAACAGACTTTGACACGCGCTCATCTTCCACCGCCTCGGCTAATGGCCATATGTGGGACAATGGCCAGGACCCGCTTGCTGCTTATGATGAGATTACGGCTATCCGGGAACGGGCATTAGCGTCGATGGGTGTCTCATCAATTCCTGAGCATGCCAGCTTGTCGTCGCTGGAAGATGTACTGGTGCCGGTGTATCTGCTTCATCGCTACCAGCTGGTGGCGGTAGCCAAGCAGGTGGGCGGTCTGGAATACAGTTATGAGCGAAAAGGAGATTATGACACGCCGCACGGACAATCCGCGGTGCCAGCCGCGCAACAAAAACGTGCGATGAAACAGCTTCTCAATGCAACGTCTGCAGAGTTTCTGCGCATGCCGGATACCTTGCTAAAGCTGATTACTCCAACCAATTATGGCGATGATGTCACCCGCGAGCAATTTAAAGGAAAAATGGGCCTGGCGATGGACCCGGTCTCTGCTGCCGCATCTGCCGCCAACTACGCCTTTAGCCTGCTGCTTGATACAACGCGGTTGAACAGACTGTCCTGGCAAGCCGCAAATGATCGCGCTTTGCCTGGTGTTGGAGCACTGGTGAGTCGAATCATGGAGCAGCACTGGTACAAACAAAGCGAGAGCGATTATGGGCTCCAACGTCGCCTGCGCCTGGTTGCACTTAATGCCTTGTTTACCGCACTTGATGACCCACAGCTTGCGCCCGAAGCCAAAATGGACATCCAGTCTGCGCTGATGAACTTTACCCGCTGGCTGGATAAAAAGAGTGATTTACAGGAAGCGCCGGTATTGCATCAGCAAATGAAGCAGTATTGGCAAACCGGGCAATGGCCGGGTCAGTTTACGGTCAACCCCTTGCCGCCGGGCTCACCAATCTAA
- a CDS encoding M14 family metallopeptidase, giving the protein MTATVTKQHIVVAQNASGRNMNVPVYRISGSKPGPTVYIQSSIHGAEVQGNVVIYHLITQLKALDVQGEIILVPNCNPVGTNIKAGEYTLGRFDPVNGTNWNRGYFYDRAQVELFAQTVAAEDSIDTIKAKFKRFWRAAIDAKLDSPWGLGLAQQLNLKLQQLAVQADFVLDLHNGPVSTRHIYIPEYAKEVATLFNIPHCIFIPNVFAGALDEATFCPWWTLQDLLSQRFDKPYRFGVEAMTLEMGSQEVIEFDEGHDDANSILSYLQHRQVIDTTDFVPHKMRRIGVKLKDYKTLYTAFGGMVEYCARPGQHISQGDVLARVLNIDELDTSHASFEVTAPCDLIPMLHFPSASVLSGTQLYKAFTRYWDITTEDDQP; this is encoded by the coding sequence ATGACCGCGACCGTTACCAAACAGCACATTGTTGTTGCGCAAAATGCTTCAGGTAGGAACATGAATGTACCGGTTTACCGAATCAGCGGGAGCAAACCCGGCCCCACGGTATATATTCAAAGCTCCATTCATGGCGCAGAAGTTCAGGGTAACGTCGTTATTTATCACCTCATTACGCAGTTAAAAGCGCTGGATGTGCAGGGCGAGATCATTTTAGTGCCTAACTGTAATCCGGTCGGCACGAATATTAAGGCGGGCGAGTACACTCTGGGGCGGTTTGACCCGGTGAACGGCACTAACTGGAATCGTGGCTATTTTTACGATCGGGCCCAGGTTGAGTTGTTTGCCCAAACTGTAGCGGCTGAAGATAGCATTGATACGATCAAGGCAAAGTTCAAACGCTTCTGGCGGGCAGCCATAGATGCCAAACTCGACTCGCCCTGGGGGCTGGGGCTGGCACAGCAACTGAATCTGAAGCTGCAGCAGTTGGCGGTACAGGCTGATTTTGTACTGGATTTACATAACGGGCCGGTATCGACCCGCCATATTTATATTCCTGAGTACGCTAAAGAGGTAGCGACGCTTTTCAATATCCCGCACTGTATATTTATTCCCAACGTCTTTGCCGGCGCACTGGATGAAGCCACCTTCTGTCCGTGGTGGACACTTCAGGATTTGCTTTCCCAGCGTTTTGATAAACCGTACCGTTTTGGTGTTGAAGCCATGACTTTGGAAATGGGGAGTCAGGAAGTTATTGAATTTGACGAAGGTCACGATGATGCAAACAGTATACTAAGCTATCTGCAACATCGTCAGGTAATAGATACCACCGACTTTGTGCCACACAAGATGCGCCGTATCGGCGTAAAGCTCAAAGATTATAAAACCCTTTATACCGCGTTTGGGGGCATGGTCGAGTATTGCGCCCGACCAGGCCAGCATATCAGCCAAGGCGATGTGCTGGCGCGGGTGCTCAATATTGATGAGCTGGATACCAGCCACGCGAGCTTTGAAGTCACCGCTCCCTGCGATCTTATCCCCATGCTGCATTTTCCATCAGCATCGGTGCTTAGTGGCACTCAGCTCTATAAAGCGTTCACCCGCTACTGGGATATTACGACTGAGGACGACCAGCCCTAA
- a CDS encoding HesA/MoeB/ThiF family protein, with protein sequence MTKTLTTEQAMRYNRQIVLPQIDLEGQEALLNASVLVIGVGGLGCNAAQSLAAMGVGRLTLVDDDTVSVTNLPRQILFCEEDAGSSKVLAAKRALHRINSDCLITTVDYRPALTELSEVIQQHDIVLDCTDNKSSRQQINQLCAEHGTPLVSGAAIRFEGQVFVTTFAADMPCYNCLAALFGEIDLSCTEAGIFSPVVAITGLQQALLTSQLLTGFGETPVGKLQLFDALTHTWQHFSVPRLPGCQTCHHHNTAKERL encoded by the coding sequence ATGACCAAAACGCTGACAACTGAACAGGCCATGCGCTATAACCGCCAGATTGTACTGCCACAAATTGATCTGGAAGGTCAGGAGGCGCTGTTAAATGCCAGTGTGCTTGTTATCGGTGTGGGCGGACTGGGCTGTAATGCTGCCCAGTCTCTGGCAGCAATGGGGGTTGGCAGGCTTACCTTGGTGGATGATGATACTGTTTCGGTGACTAATCTGCCCCGTCAGATTTTGTTTTGCGAAGAAGACGCCGGCAGTAGCAAGGTGTTGGCAGCCAAACGCGCTTTACACAGAATCAATTCTGACTGTCTCATTACCACCGTGGATTATCGCCCCGCCCTGACAGAGTTAAGTGAAGTTATCCAACAGCATGATATTGTGCTGGACTGCACTGACAATAAAAGCAGCCGGCAGCAAATTAATCAGCTTTGTGCCGAGCATGGCACGCCACTGGTCAGCGGCGCGGCTATCCGGTTTGAAGGTCAGGTGTTTGTCACTACTTTTGCAGCAGACATGCCTTGTTATAACTGTTTGGCAGCTTTATTCGGGGAGATTGACTTGTCTTGTACAGAAGCCGGTATTTTTAGCCCTGTTGTTGCAATAACGGGCTTGCAGCAAGCCTTGCTGACCAGTCAGTTGCTAACCGGATTCGGTGAAACTCCCGTGGGCAAATTACAATTATTCGACGCCCTGACTCACACCTGGCAGCACTTTTCTGTGCCTCGCCTGCCGGGTTGTCAGACTTGTCATCATCACAACACAGCAAAAGAGAGATTATGA
- the moaB gene encoding molybdenum cofactor biosynthesis protein B produces the protein MTQSVTSLNIAILTVSDTRTPDTDTSGNYLADAITQAGHTLQDRALVKDDIYKQRAVVSDWIARDDIHAVISTGGTGFTGRDSTPEALSVLFDKNVDGFGELFRQLSYEEIGTSTIQSRAIAGFANRTVIFCLPGSTGACKTGWTRIIQSQLDASFKPCNFVGHLTGTM, from the coding sequence ATGACTCAATCTGTAACCTCGTTAAATATCGCTATTCTTACTGTCTCTGATACCCGCACGCCAGATACTGATACATCCGGTAACTACCTGGCCGACGCTATCACTCAGGCGGGTCACACGCTGCAAGACCGGGCACTGGTCAAAGACGATATTTACAAACAACGAGCGGTAGTTTCGGACTGGATTGCAAGGGATGATATTCACGCAGTGATTTCAACCGGTGGAACCGGGTTTACCGGTCGCGATTCGACCCCGGAAGCGTTAAGCGTACTGTTTGATAAAAATGTGGATGGTTTTGGCGAGCTTTTTCGCCAGTTAAGTTATGAAGAAATTGGAACCTCTACCATTCAATCACGCGCTATTGCCGGGTTTGCAAACCGCACGGTTATTTTTTGTTTGCCCGGCTCAACCGGCGCCTGTAAGACCGGCTGGACCCGGATTATTCAAAGCCAGCTCGATGCCAGCTTTAAACCATGTAATTTTGTTGGTCATCTGACAGGCACCATGTAA
- the moaC gene encoding cyclic pyranopterin monophosphate synthase MoaC: MAGFSHLNQAGEANMVDVSAKQITTRSAIAQGYLYANDAVIQGISEARIAKGDVFAVARVAGIQGAKRCADLIPLCHPLALSKVDISFALEPEQNRIAVQCFCKLDGKTGVEMEALTGVNIALLTLFDMCKALDPAMRIEQVCVLNKQGGKTGDWHRDAV; encoded by the coding sequence ATGGCAGGATTCAGTCATCTTAATCAGGCCGGCGAAGCAAACATGGTGGATGTCTCGGCAAAGCAAATTACCACCCGTTCTGCCATCGCGCAGGGGTATCTGTACGCAAATGATGCGGTGATACAGGGCATCAGCGAGGCGCGCATTGCGAAGGGGGATGTCTTTGCGGTGGCCCGGGTGGCCGGAATTCAGGGTGCCAAGCGTTGTGCGGATCTCATTCCCTTGTGTCATCCGCTGGCACTGAGCAAAGTCGACATTTCTTTTGCGCTTGAGCCTGAGCAAAACCGGATTGCCGTGCAGTGCTTTTGTAAGCTAGACGGTAAAACCGGCGTAGAAATGGAAGCGCTCACAGGCGTAAACATTGCGCTGCTTACCTTGTTTGACATGTGTAAAGCCTTGGATCCTGCCATGCGCATTGAGCAGGTTTGTGTGCTTAACAAACAGGGTGGTAAAACCGGTGACTGGCACAGGGATGCAGTATGA
- a CDS encoding MoaD/ThiS family protein, with the protein MITVKTFAQIRELTGQAEHQVVFTNPINVDELISQLSADNELWAEALSGQVLVAVNQTLCDRSQVLHKGDEVAFFPPVTGG; encoded by the coding sequence ATGATTACAGTAAAAACTTTTGCCCAGATACGTGAGTTGACCGGCCAGGCGGAGCATCAGGTTGTCTTTACTAATCCGATAAATGTTGACGAACTTATTAGTCAGCTGAGCGCTGACAATGAGCTGTGGGCAGAAGCGCTGTCCGGTCAGGTTCTGGTTGCGGTTAACCAGACATTATGCGACCGCTCTCAGGTTTTGCACAAAGGCGATGAAGTGGCCTTTTTTCCACCGGTGACCGGAGGCTGA
- a CDS encoding molybdenum cofactor biosynthesis protein MoaE, translating into MFIAIQEADFCQAELYQQLRRSSRDAGAIVTFTGLVRDHNPHGKINGLSLEHYPGMTEKALSSLVTGAITQFELTDAAAVHRVGRLHNDEQIVWVGCAALHRRAAFEGAMYIMDMLKQSVPLWKKEFVGEQGHWVAPKASDDAAALAWLSNKKE; encoded by the coding sequence ATGTTTATCGCTATTCAGGAAGCGGATTTTTGTCAGGCCGAATTATATCAGCAGCTCCGCCGGTCAAGCCGGGATGCCGGTGCAATTGTGACCTTTACCGGCCTGGTGCGCGACCACAACCCTCACGGAAAAATCAATGGTTTGTCGCTTGAACATTATCCCGGCATGACAGAAAAAGCGCTATCATCGCTGGTCACCGGAGCCATAACGCAATTTGAGCTGACTGATGCAGCTGCCGTGCACCGGGTGGGCCGGTTGCACAATGACGAACAGATAGTCTGGGTAGGCTGCGCTGCGTTGCACCGACGGGCAGCGTTTGAGGGCGCTATGTACATCATGGATATGCTAAAGCAGTCTGTTCCACTGTGGAAAAAGGAATTTGTTGGTGAGCAGGGTCACTGGGTTGCTCCCAAAGCATCGGATGATGCCGCTGCATTGGCCTGGCTGAGTAATAAAAAAGAGTAG
- the modA gene encoding molybdate ABC transporter substrate-binding protein: protein MTRMRSLFSWRYGSLFWGLFLMGVLISFCSHTRAAEAPLRIAVAANFAEPARYIAQAFSARTGHKTQVSVASSGTLYAQITHGAPFDVFLSADATRPQKLVDEGLAAASTLFVYAQGRLIYINAGHPPNGQNDLSAALRKGQRLAIANPRLAPYGDAAKQVLQHMDMWDAVRPQLVMGKNILQTYQFYTSGNVPHAIVAASLVKDSDQSGWLIPASLHAPILQKVVVPDSSSQPATARKFVHFLMSDRIQKQLPQWGYTRYEVTATDGDSHAK from the coding sequence ATGACACGGATGCGCAGTTTATTTTCCTGGCGATATGGTTCGCTTTTTTGGGGCTTATTTTTGATGGGTGTCTTGATAAGCTTCTGCTCGCACACCCGGGCGGCAGAAGCGCCGCTTCGTATTGCTGTGGCGGCTAACTTTGCCGAACCGGCCAGATATATCGCTCAGGCATTCAGCGCCCGTACCGGGCACAAAACACAAGTATCAGTGGCCTCCAGCGGTACGCTTTATGCGCAGATCACCCATGGTGCGCCCTTCGATGTGTTTTTATCAGCGGATGCTACGCGGCCACAAAAGCTGGTGGACGAGGGACTGGCAGCAGCCAGTACATTATTTGTCTATGCTCAGGGCCGGCTGATTTACATTAATGCAGGACACCCACCCAACGGGCAAAACGATTTGTCGGCAGCGCTGCGAAAAGGACAGCGGCTGGCGATTGCCAACCCCCGACTGGCTCCCTACGGTGATGCTGCAAAGCAGGTGTTACAACACATGGATATGTGGGATGCGGTGCGCCCCCAGCTGGTCATGGGCAAAAACATTCTGCAAACCTATCAGTTTTATACATCCGGCAATGTTCCTCACGCCATTGTTGCTGCCTCGCTGGTCAAAGATAGCGACCAGTCAGGCTGGCTGATTCCGGCCTCGCTGCATGCGCCAATTTTACAAAAAGTGGTGGTGCCTGATTCATCATCCCAGCCTGCAACTGCCCGAAAGTTTGTGCACTTTTTAATGTCTGACCGGATTCAGAAACAGCTGCCGCAATGGGGCTATACCCGTTATGAAGTTACTGCAACTGACGGGGACAGCCATGCAAAATGA
- the modB gene encoding molybdate ABC transporter permease subunit, whose product MQNDDMAAIWLTLELAALSSLILLLIATPLAWWLARWEHKLKPVLLSLIALPLVLPPTVLGFYLLIAFAPNSLVGGLWQSVTGSQLAFSFSGLVIGSVIYSLPFAVQPLYTGFTQLDKRYLDVAKTMGMNRYSRFRRIVLPLCQSHIIVALGLSFAHTVGEFGVVLMIGGNIPAETQVVSIALYNHVEAGDYANAHWLALGLLVFSMVLLTILYRFNRGGGRQWNFR is encoded by the coding sequence ATGCAAAATGATGATATGGCGGCCATCTGGCTAACCCTGGAGCTGGCGGCTCTGTCTAGTTTAATTTTATTGTTGATTGCCACGCCGCTGGCCTGGTGGCTGGCGCGCTGGGAGCACAAGCTAAAGCCGGTATTGTTATCCTTGATTGCCTTACCTTTAGTACTTCCGCCCACGGTACTGGGTTTCTATCTGTTGATTGCCTTTGCCCCCAACAGTCTGGTGGGGGGACTGTGGCAGTCGGTAACCGGGTCACAACTGGCTTTTTCGTTCAGCGGTCTGGTCATAGGCTCGGTTATTTATTCATTACCCTTTGCGGTGCAGCCTTTGTATACCGGCTTTACCCAGCTTGATAAGCGCTATCTGGATGTGGCTAAAACAATGGGAATGAATCGTTATTCTCGGTTCCGGCGCATTGTTCTGCCGCTGTGCCAGTCTCATATTATCGTGGCGCTGGGGCTAAGTTTTGCCCATACGGTGGGGGAGTTCGGAGTGGTGCTGATGATTGGCGGAAATATTCCGGCTGAGACCCAGGTGGTGTCAATTGCCCTGTACAACCATGTTGAGGCTGGGGACTATGCCAATGCACATTGGCTGGCGCTGGGTTTACTGGTGTTTTCAATGGTGCTGCTGACTATTTTATATCGCTTTAACCGTGGCGGAGGCCGGCAATGGAATTTTCGGTAA
- a CDS encoding ATP-binding cassette domain-containing protein has protein sequence MEFSVNFRRHAGFELDVSVTQRSVNTMVGLTGPSGAGKSSLLRCLAGLERHAQVSGDWQGKLFTRKRVGLVFQEALLFPHLSVGQNLLLAADFAKGQTFWFDEVVLGCRCNHLLSRMPASLSGGEAQRVAIARAILNSPKILLLDEPVSALDNHTRHHILAFLRKLADNGLPVLLVSHDLQDLALYCHNLLYMEAGRLVHQGKPQEVLPKIYQNHPVSASVQFSVISGSQPQVNKTYHYVSFDCEGQQLFATSPVITGDRVHMSVAAASVSVDRQTTCDVSTENAFHCEVRQVHPPEHGQVLVSLQRNQTRLYALISEFAAARLALQVGESVTARFGLE, from the coding sequence ATGGAATTTTCGGTAAATTTTCGTCGTCACGCCGGCTTTGAGCTGGATGTCAGCGTCACCCAGCGTTCGGTCAATACTATGGTCGGGCTGACCGGACCATCCGGTGCTGGTAAAAGCAGTCTATTGCGTTGTTTGGCCGGGCTTGAGCGACATGCGCAGGTCAGTGGCGACTGGCAGGGTAAGTTATTTACCCGTAAGCGGGTTGGCCTGGTGTTTCAGGAAGCGCTGCTTTTTCCGCATCTGAGTGTTGGGCAGAACCTGTTGTTGGCCGCTGATTTTGCCAAGGGGCAGACATTCTGGTTTGATGAGGTGGTACTGGGCTGTCGCTGCAACCATTTGTTGTCTCGTATGCCGGCGTCCCTGTCGGGGGGCGAAGCGCAGCGGGTCGCCATAGCCAGAGCGATTTTAAATTCCCCGAAGATCCTGCTGCTCGACGAACCGGTTAGCGCGCTGGACAACCACACCCGTCATCATATCCTGGCCTTTTTGCGTAAGCTGGCAGATAACGGTTTGCCGGTATTGTTGGTCAGCCACGACCTGCAGGACCTTGCCCTGTACTGTCATAATTTGCTGTATATGGAAGCCGGGCGGCTGGTGCACCAGGGCAAGCCGCAGGAAGTATTGCCGAAGATTTACCAGAATCATCCGGTCAGTGCCAGCGTACAGTTTTCGGTGATTTCAGGCTCCCAGCCGCAGGTTAATAAAACCTATCACTATGTGTCGTTTGATTGCGAGGGCCAGCAGTTATTTGCCACATCACCGGTTATCACCGGTGATCGTGTGCATATGTCAGTCGCTGCTGCCAGTGTGTCGGTTGACCGGCAGACCACTTGTGATGTCAGTACCGAAAATGCGTTTCACTGTGAGGTGAGGCAGGTACATCCGCCAGAGCATGGCCAGGTGCTGGTGAGCCTGCAACGTAACCAGACTCGCCTGTACGCCCTCATCAGTGAGTTTGCTGCAGCCCGGCTTGCCTTGCAGGTCGGCGAGTCAGTCACCGCCCGGTTTGGCCTTGAATAG
- the hemN gene encoding oxygen-independent coproporphyrinogen III oxidase yields the protein MHPLPLAERRLINKYNVNGPRYTSYPTALQFHQYDDTDLLLTHALLEPDSDYSVYVHIPFCQDLCYYCGCNKQVSRQQEKADRYLSYLEKELRLRNHLTRHAAVRQIHLGGGSPSFLTVAQHARLITMLHEHFYISADARLSIELDPRHVDRSYLAWLAELGYTRISLGVQDTDARVQQAINRVQSTQHIAQLVSDAREVGISSVNLDLIYGLPHQTPETFRRTLEAVKTMAPDRISLFSYAHLPQRFAAQRKIKQDWLPQGEDKLRLMELAVAGLTDAGYQMIGMDHFALPGDELCNAKQAGRLHRNFQGYTTDGNLKILGLGVSSISATETVYSQNPRQLNAYYHRLDSHTGLTEQGIVLSADDQYRRSLINQLMCNFEVSYDAFYTRHHIHIPHYFAHELQQLETLADDGLVVVDSAGIRVTGAGKMLIRVICSMFDAYLAQQHKYQRYSRVI from the coding sequence ATGCATCCATTACCTCTGGCCGAACGCCGGCTTATCAATAAATACAATGTGAACGGGCCACGTTATACCTCCTACCCTACCGCGCTGCAGTTTCATCAGTATGATGATACTGATTTACTACTTACCCACGCCTTGCTTGAGCCCGACAGTGATTACTCTGTGTATGTGCATATCCCGTTTTGTCAGGACCTGTGCTATTACTGCGGTTGCAATAAACAGGTAAGCCGGCAGCAGGAAAAAGCGGATCGGTATCTCAGTTATCTGGAAAAAGAGCTGCGACTTCGAAACCATCTGACCCGCCATGCAGCGGTACGCCAGATTCACCTGGGAGGTGGCTCGCCAAGCTTTTTAACTGTGGCACAGCACGCCCGGCTTATCACTATGCTGCACGAACATTTTTATATCAGTGCCGATGCCCGGCTGAGCATAGAGCTGGATCCCCGACACGTAGATCGCAGTTACCTGGCCTGGCTGGCCGAACTGGGCTATACCCGTATTTCGCTGGGTGTCCAGGATACCGACGCGCGGGTGCAGCAGGCCATCAACAGGGTGCAAAGTACTCAGCACATTGCCCAGCTGGTGAGTGACGCCCGCGAAGTGGGCATCAGTTCAGTCAATCTGGACCTTATCTACGGGTTACCGCACCAGACACCTGAAACCTTTCGGCGCACTCTGGAAGCTGTGAAGACCATGGCACCGGATCGTATTTCTCTGTTCAGTTATGCTCACCTGCCCCAGCGCTTTGCTGCTCAGCGCAAAATAAAGCAAGACTGGTTACCCCAGGGCGAAGACAAACTGCGCTTGATGGAGCTGGCCGTGGCTGGCCTGACAGACGCCGGCTACCAGATGATTGGTATGGATCATTTCGCCCTGCCCGGCGATGAACTGTGCAACGCCAAACAAGCCGGACGACTGCACCGTAACTTTCAGGGCTACACCACCGATGGCAATCTGAAAATTCTGGGACTGGGTGTCTCGTCTATCAGCGCCACAGAAACCGTATACAGCCAGAATCCCCGTCAGCTTAATGCGTATTATCACCGGCTGGACAGCCATACCGGGCTGACCGAGCAGGGGATAGTATTAAGCGCAGATGATCAGTACCGGCGCAGCCTGATAAATCAGTTAATGTGCAATTTTGAGGTAAGCTACGACGCCTTTTATACCCGGCATCACATTCATATACCGCACTATTTTGCTCACGAACTACAACAACTTGAGACATTAGCGGATGATGGCCTGGTAGTGGTGGATAGCGCCGGGATCCGGGTAACCGGGGCTGGCAAAATGCTCATCCGGGTAATTTGCAGCATGTTTGATGCGTATCTGGCACAACAGCATAAGTATCAGCGTTATTCGCGGGTCATTTAG